Proteins from one Listeria innocua genomic window:
- the lysS gene encoding lysine--tRNA ligase: MSNENHEELNDQLIVRREKVDTLREEGIDPFGEKFIRSISPEEIETKFADKSKEDLEEAAIEVSVAGRIMTKRVKGKVGFTHIQDRFHQLQIYIRKDAIGEDAYAIFKLADLGDIIGIKGTIFRTNTGELSVKATEFTLLSKSLRPLPDKYHGLKDVEQRYRQRYLDLITNEESQNRFVMRSKILKYTRDYMDNQGFLEVETPVLHTIAGGAAAKPFITHHNALDMELYLRIALELHLKRLIVGGMDKVYEIGRVFRNEGTSTRHNPEFTMLESYAAYEDYEDVMDLVEGLVSTVCKQVNGTTKITYGEYDVDLTPNWRRIHMADAVKEYVGVDFWNVTSDEEAHELAKKHDVAVTEHMTYGHILNEFFETYVEEKLIQPTFVYGHPVEISPLAKKNKEDERFTDRFELFIVGREHANAFSELNDPIDQRERFEAQMKEREQGNDEAHGMDADFLEALEYGLPPTGGLGIGIDRLVMLLTDAPSIRDILLFPTMKHRD; encoded by the coding sequence ATGAGTAACGAGAATCATGAAGAACTAAATGACCAACTCATCGTCCGTCGAGAAAAAGTGGACACATTGCGCGAAGAAGGCATAGATCCTTTTGGTGAGAAATTCATCCGTTCCATCAGCCCGGAAGAAATTGAAACAAAATTTGCTGATAAATCAAAAGAAGACCTTGAAGAAGCTGCGATTGAAGTTTCTGTAGCAGGACGAATCATGACGAAGCGTGTCAAAGGTAAAGTAGGTTTCACGCATATTCAAGACCGTTTCCATCAATTACAAATCTACATTCGTAAAGATGCTATTGGCGAAGATGCCTATGCAATTTTCAAATTAGCTGATTTAGGAGACATTATTGGTATAAAAGGAACTATTTTCCGCACTAACACAGGGGAGTTATCCGTAAAAGCAACAGAGTTCACTTTACTTTCTAAATCATTACGCCCACTTCCTGATAAATATCACGGTTTAAAAGACGTAGAACAACGCTACCGTCAACGTTATTTAGACTTAATTACAAATGAAGAAAGTCAAAATCGTTTTGTTATGCGTAGTAAAATCTTGAAATACACTCGTGATTACATGGATAATCAAGGTTTCTTAGAAGTAGAAACACCAGTACTCCATACCATTGCTGGCGGAGCTGCCGCAAAACCATTTATTACACATCATAATGCACTTGATATGGAATTATACTTACGAATCGCCTTAGAACTTCATCTGAAACGCCTAATTGTCGGCGGGATGGATAAAGTCTATGAAATCGGTCGTGTTTTCCGTAATGAAGGAACATCCACACGCCATAACCCTGAATTCACAATGCTAGAATCATACGCTGCTTATGAAGATTATGAAGATGTTATGGACTTAGTGGAAGGCTTAGTATCAACAGTATGTAAACAAGTAAATGGAACAACAAAAATAACATACGGCGAATACGATGTAGATCTGACTCCAAATTGGCGTCGTATCCACATGGCAGACGCAGTAAAAGAATATGTAGGCGTAGATTTCTGGAATGTAACATCTGATGAAGAAGCACACGAACTAGCTAAAAAACATGATGTAGCAGTAACAGAACACATGACGTATGGCCATATTCTTAATGAATTTTTTGAAACATACGTAGAAGAGAAACTAATTCAACCAACATTTGTATATGGTCATCCAGTGGAAATTTCTCCTTTAGCTAAGAAAAACAAAGAAGACGAGCGTTTCACTGATCGTTTTGAATTATTCATCGTTGGTCGTGAACATGCTAATGCGTTCTCAGAATTAAATGATCCAATTGATCAAAGAGAACGTTTTGAAGCACAAATGAAAGAACGCGAACAAGGAAATGATGAGGCTCACGGAATGGATGCAGATTTCCTTGAAGCATTAGAATATGGTCTACCGCCAACAGGTGGACTAGGTATAGGTATAGATCGCCTAGTAATGCTATTAACAGACGCTCCATCTATCCGGGATATATTATTATTCCCAACAATGAAACATCGCGATTAA